The genomic segment CATGAGCCATCGAGGGAAATTCTGTACATGTACGAGCCTCCTTCCTATGTTTTCAAGCTCCCGGCTAAGATACCCTGGACAATGAACTTTTGGAAGAGAGCGAAGAGCACAAGGGGTGGGAGAATGCAAAGGACAGTCCCCGCTAAAAGTCCGCCCCATTCTACCGTTGCTGCACCAATAAAGCTAAAGAGCCCGACACTTGCAGTGCGAACTTCGTTAGCGTGGCAGAGGACGAGGGAAATAATGAGGTCGTTCCACATCCAGACAAAGGAGTATATGAGGATGGCTACAACCATTGGAGCGGAAAGAGGGAAAATGATGCGGAAAAGAATAGTTCCAATGCCTGCCCCATCAAGAAGAGCGCTTTCCTCTATTTCTCGGGGGATGCTCGCAATGTATGCCTCGCTGATGAGCGTACTGAACGGAGCAACCATGCCTGGGTACATGAGGACAAGAGCAAGGAGGTTGTTCACAAGCCCAAGGCGTTTCATAAAAAGGTATATGGGGATGAAAAAGAGTACTGCTGGCATCATCTGGGTGAGGAGAATAGTTGTTCGGAGAGTTCCTTTACCTCGAAAGGAGAAACGAGCTAAAGCATATCCAGCAAGAGTGCTTATAACGAGTACTATGCAACTTGCAGTGCCACAGGCGATGAAGGAATTGCGCAGATAAAGGAGCATGTCGATGGTTACCGTTTTGGGGTATGTCACAACAAGATCGTAGTAATTTTTCAGTGTGAAAGAGCGGGGAACAAGGTGTGGTGGAAAGGCAAACATTTCACTCGTGGGGAGAAAGGAGGGCATGATGAGCCAATAGATAGGAACGAGGATGACCCCCAAAAGTAACACCACAAGTACGTAGTATAACGCTACAAGAGGGGTTCCCCTCCTCATGTTTCACTCCTCCTCAGTAGGGAAAGGATGGCAAGGCTCAGGGTAAGGTTCACGAGAAACATGAAAACGCCTATTGTGGCTGCATGGTCAAAACGAAGCTTTAGAAAGACCGTTTTGTAAGCGAGGGTTGCAAGGATTTCTGTGGTATGCCCTGGACCACCCTGAGTCATGGAATAGATGAGGTCGAAGTAATTAAAGGTCCATACGGTAGCGAAAAGAGCCATGACAAGGAGAAGTGGCCGGATTAGAGGAAGGGTAATGTATCGGAAAATGTTGAAGGAAGTCGCTCCGTCAATGCGTGCCGCTTCGTAGATTTCCTGGGAGATGGACTGGAGGCCGGCAAGGGCAAAAAGAGCGTAGAAGGGAAAAGCCTTCCAGATGTTCACCCAGGTGACCGAGTACAATGCGAGGTTCCTTCCCAAGAAATTCACTGGTTCCCCACCGAAAAGAACCACGAGGTAGTTGATGAGTCCATAGAGGGGGTTATAGAGCCATTTCCAGGTGACGGCAATCGCAACGGGGGGAAGGACGAAGGGAAGGAGGCTTAAGTTTCGAAAGACCCTGTACCCTTTTTGAGGGACATTCAGGAGTAAAGCGGTAAGAAGACCAAGGGCAACCTGGAAGAGGACCGATAAAGCGGTCCAGATAAGCGCATTTTTAAGTGCAATGAAAAACACCGGGTCCTTGATAACGGCGGAGTAATTGCGGAGGCCGACAAAATGCGGTTCCGTGGTATACAGGGTGTGTTCTTCAAAGCTCAGGATAACTTGATAAAGCATCGGGTAGAGGAAGGCGATAAGAAGGAAAGCACCAAGAGGCACGAAAAGCAACCAGTGCACGTGT from the Candidatus Caldatribacterium sp. genome contains:
- a CDS encoding carbohydrate ABC transporter permease; this encodes MRRGTPLVALYYVLVVLLLGVILVPIYWLIMPSFLPTSEMFAFPPHLVPRSFTLKNYYDLVVTYPKTVTIDMLLYLRNSFIACGTASCIVLVISTLAGYALARFSFRGKGTLRTTILLTQMMPAVLFFIPIYLFMKRLGLVNNLLALVLMYPGMVAPFSTLISEAYIASIPREIEESALLDGAGIGTILFRIIFPLSAPMVVAILIYSFVWMWNDLIISLVLCHANEVRTASVGLFSFIGAATVEWGGLLAGTVLCILPPLVLFALFQKFIVQGILAGSLKT
- a CDS encoding sugar ABC transporter permease, with translation MVFRRHVHWLLFVPLGAFLLIAFLYPMLYQVILSFEEHTLYTTEPHFVGLRNYSAVIKDPVFFIALKNALIWTALSVLFQVALGLLTALLLNVPQKGYRVFRNLSLLPFVLPPVAIAVTWKWLYNPLYGLINYLVVLFGGEPVNFLGRNLALYSVTWVNIWKAFPFYALFALAGLQSISQEIYEAARIDGATSFNIFRYITLPLIRPLLLVMALFATVWTFNYFDLIYSMTQGGPGHTTEILATLAYKTVFLKLRFDHAATIGVFMFLVNLTLSLAILSLLRRSET